A single window of Acinetobacter wuhouensis DNA harbors:
- a CDS encoding YwqG family protein, with translation MSIDLNELPACLQPYKEQIVATQKDSIEINLSAADQLSLWQSKVGGHPYLPIGQQYPQSLEGENLQLLAQINFAELPENDQYPKSGILQFFINPNDDLYGLDFDDQQKQDGFRVIFYDTVQQDDSALVQDFPVLGDDAYSPVSGQSAVQFEKAVSYIDLNNFDFAEKVTDPYDKEDDESEEFCDEYSEVISANGHRLGGYPFFTQSDPREYNENIQDYVLLLQIDTDDTDGIEIMWGDSGVGNFFIHPDDLKKRDFSKVLYNWDCY, from the coding sequence ATGAGTATAGATTTGAATGAACTTCCTGCTTGCCTACAACCCTATAAGGAACAAATTGTAGCAACTCAAAAAGACAGTATTGAAATCAATCTATCTGCTGCTGATCAGTTAAGTCTTTGGCAAAGTAAAGTGGGTGGACATCCATATTTACCGATTGGGCAACAATACCCACAAAGTTTAGAGGGTGAAAATTTACAGTTGTTGGCACAGATTAATTTTGCTGAATTGCCTGAAAATGATCAGTATCCGAAGTCAGGAATCTTGCAATTTTTTATCAATCCAAATGATGATTTGTATGGTTTGGACTTCGATGATCAACAAAAACAAGATGGTTTTCGGGTTATTTTCTATGACACGGTTCAGCAAGATGATTCAGCATTGGTACAAGATTTTCCTGTATTGGGGGATGATGCCTATAGCCCAGTTTCAGGTCAATCCGCTGTGCAATTTGAAAAAGCGGTTAGCTATATTGATCTGAATAATTTTGATTTTGCGGAAAAAGTCACTGATCCTTATGATAAAGAGGATGATGAGAGTGAAGAGTTTTGTGATGAATATAGTGAAGTGATCTCTGCAAATGGTCATCGTCTCGGCGGTTATCCATTCTTCACTCAGTCTGATCCACGTGAATATAATGAGAATATTCAAGACTATGTCTTACTGTTGCAGATTGATACGGATGATACAGACGGTATAGAGATTATGTGGGGAGATTCTGGCGTAGGGAATTTCTTTATTCATCCAGATGACCTTAAAAAGCGTGATTTTTCCAAAGTGCTGTATAACTGGGATTGTTATTAA
- a CDS encoding IS3-like element ISAba14 family transposase (programmed frameshift), which translates to MARRPRRNHSNDFKAKVALAAIKAEKTLAELSAEFDVHQNQIIDWKNQLISASSQAFDQSKAPTEPPIDLKKLHAKIGEQALEIGFFRRCVEETGPLQPQKLIDDSLQISVSKQAKLLKVSRGCYYYRPKPVSASDLKLMRCIDELHMQYPFAGSRMMRDLLNRQGHHIGRRHTRTLMKKMGIQALYCKPNLSQANQAHRKYPYLLKGLAIQRSNQVWSTDITYIPMAKGFVYLCAVIDWHSRKVLAHRVSISMEVDFCISALNEAIEKYGRPEIFNTDQGSQFTSDAFIDVLKSNGIQISMDGKGRWVDNVMVERLWRSVKYEEVYLKAYSSVTDAKKQLSAYFEFYNLKRPHSSLDKMTPNEFYYDQLPQQNKVA; encoded by the exons ATGGCACGTAGACCAAGAAGAAATCATTCAAATGATTTTAAAGCTAAGGTAGCACTTGCTGCGATTAAAGCAGAAAAAACACTTGCTGAATTGAGTGCTGAGTTTGATGTTCATCAAAACCAAATTATTGACTGGAAAAATCAATTGATCTCAGCTTCCTCGCAAGCTTTCGATCAATCAAAAGCTCCAACAGAACCACCCATCGATCTAAAAAAACTACATGCAAAAATCGGTGAGCAGGCATTAGAAATTG GATTTTTTAGAAGGTGTGTTGAAGAAACTGGGCCGCTTCAACCACAAAAGTTAATCGACGACTCACTTCAGATTTCAGTATCTAAGCAAGCTAAGCTGCTGAAAGTCTCCCGTGGTTGTTATTACTATCGCCCAAAACCTGTGAGTGCATCAGATCTGAAGCTGATGCGATGTATTGATGAATTACATATGCAATATCCTTTTGCAGGCAGTCGTATGATGCGTGATTTGTTGAATCGTCAAGGACATCATATAGGACGACGTCATACACGTACTTTAATGAAGAAAATGGGTATTCAGGCGTTATATTGCAAACCAAATTTAAGCCAGGCTAATCAAGCTCACCGTAAATATCCATATCTGCTCAAAGGGTTGGCTATTCAGCGCAGTAATCAAGTGTGGTCTACGGATATAACGTATATCCCTATGGCAAAAGGCTTTGTTTATTTATGTGCTGTGATTGATTGGCATAGCCGCAAGGTACTTGCGCATAGGGTATCGATTAGTATGGAGGTGGATTTTTGTATTTCGGCTTTAAATGAAGCGATTGAAAAATATGGTCGACCTGAAATATTTAATACAGACCAAGGCAGCCAGTTTACCAGTGATGCATTTATTGATGTATTGAAATCAAATGGCATTCAAATCAGTATGGATGGTAAAGGTCGATGGGTAGATAATGTGATGGTTGAACGATTATGGCGGAGCGTTAAATATGAAGAGGTGTATCTCAAAGCTTATAGCAGTGTCACAGATGCGAAAAAGCAATTAAGTGCATATTTTGAGTTTTATAATTTGAAACGACCTCATTCGAGTCTAGACAAAATGACACCAAATGAGTTTTACTATGATCAGCTACCCCAACAAAACAAGGTGGCTTAA
- the lgt gene encoding prolipoprotein diacylglyceryl transferase, translating into MLTYPNIDPVALELGPLKVHWYGLMYLLAFLCAWGLATYRAKKRDNWNSEMVSDLVFYGALGVVLGGRIGYVLFYEFGKFLADPIWLFKVWTGGMSFHGGFLGVMIAMLLWCHKYKKTWFETLDFIAPCVPTGLMFGRIGNFIGGELYGRQVTDPNFALGMIFPTDPLHLVRHPSQIYQALCEGLLLFIILWFYSAKPRPRYAVSAVFLMGYGCARFFMEFFREPDADQGYILFGWMTKGQILSFPMILIGLWMIWYAYQKKIFDWGPQRNT; encoded by the coding sequence ATGCTGACCTACCCGAATATTGACCCTGTAGCACTCGAACTGGGTCCACTCAAAGTTCATTGGTATGGACTGATGTATCTTCTCGCATTTCTCTGTGCGTGGGGACTCGCGACTTATCGTGCCAAAAAGCGTGACAACTGGAACTCTGAAATGGTTTCTGATCTCGTGTTCTATGGTGCATTAGGCGTGGTACTTGGTGGTCGTATCGGTTATGTACTGTTTTATGAGTTTGGAAAATTCCTAGCAGATCCAATTTGGCTCTTTAAAGTTTGGACTGGTGGCATGAGTTTTCATGGCGGTTTTCTCGGTGTGATGATTGCCATGTTACTCTGGTGCCATAAGTATAAAAAAACATGGTTTGAAACTTTAGACTTTATTGCCCCATGTGTACCCACAGGTCTAATGTTTGGGCGAATTGGTAACTTCATTGGTGGCGAACTGTATGGTCGCCAAGTCACTGACCCTAACTTTGCCTTAGGCATGATCTTCCCAACTGATCCATTACATCTCGTACGCCACCCATCACAAATCTATCAAGCTTTATGTGAAGGTTTGTTACTGTTCATCATTTTATGGTTCTACAGTGCTAAACCTCGTCCGCGTTACGCGGTATCTGCTGTGTTCTTGATGGGCTATGGTTGCGCACGCTTCTTTATGGAATTCTTCCGTGAACCTGATGCAGATCAAGGCTATATCTTGTTCGGCTGGATGACCAAAGGACAAATTCTATCATTCCCAATGATTCTGATTGGCTTATGGATGATTTGGTACGCTTATCAAAAGAAAATCTTTGACTGGGGCCCACAAAGAAATACTTAA
- a CDS encoding NRDE family protein, with amino-acid sequence MCIVALAWQVLDDVPLCLISNRDEFYHRPSSQLHAWSDSPIIAGQDLQSGGTWMGVTQQGRWAIVTNFRDGQDKQTYPTTRGQLIQDFLESDQTPIRFAQELETKQCDYAGFNLFVGDQQQAVYMSNRGEAPQVLAKGVFVVSNGLMTDDWEKTKHLRKRFTQEFLPMMQLSSIPQQDLQNAVWDILEDERKIIPDLLPNTGINTEMEELLSSTFIQSPIYGTRCSNFLRIGHSQIDWIEKTQQGEYSGDLVNIQRDIQN; translated from the coding sequence ATGTGTATTGTGGCGTTGGCATGGCAAGTTTTAGATGATGTGCCCTTATGTTTAATTTCAAATCGCGATGAGTTTTATCACCGTCCAAGCTCTCAATTACATGCTTGGTCAGATTCTCCGATTATCGCAGGGCAAGACTTACAATCTGGTGGTACGTGGATGGGTGTGACACAACAAGGTCGCTGGGCAATTGTCACCAACTTCCGAGATGGTCAGGATAAACAGACCTATCCAACCACACGCGGTCAATTAATACAGGATTTTTTAGAGTCTGATCAAACCCCGATTCGCTTTGCGCAGGAACTTGAAACAAAACAGTGTGATTACGCAGGCTTTAATTTATTCGTTGGAGATCAACAACAAGCGGTCTATATGAGTAATCGTGGTGAAGCACCGCAAGTTTTAGCCAAAGGGGTATTTGTCGTTTCCAATGGTTTGATGACTGACGACTGGGAAAAGACCAAGCATTTACGTAAACGCTTTACCCAAGAATTTTTACCGATGATGCAATTATCAAGTATTCCTCAACAAGATCTTCAAAATGCTGTGTGGGATATTTTGGAAGATGAACGCAAAATCATTCCAGACTTATTACCCAACACTGGGATTAATACAGAGATGGAAGAATTATTGTCCTCAACCTTTATCCAAAGCCCGATTTATGGCACACGTTGCTCAAATTTTTTGAGGATTGGGCATTCCCAAATTGATTGGATCGAGAAGACACAACAAGGTGAATATTCTGGTGATTTAGTCAATATACAGCGCGATATTCAAAACTAA